From Bradyrhizobium sp. 4:
GTCGTCGGATTAAAGAGATTCATAATTTCTTGGTTCATCGTCTTCTCCTCGCGTGCCGGTCGCCTCCGGCAGCAAATTCGAAAATCACTATGCGGGGCGCCCTGCCCTCGCGATTCGAGGACTGGGCGCCGATGCCCGGCCATTCAGGCCGGGCATGAAGGGTCGTATTACTCGGCCGCTTCCGCCGTCCCCGGTCCGACCTTGGAATTGTGCAGGTCGACGTTGAGGCCGAGCGAGCGCATTTCCTTGACCAGCACGTTGAACGATTCCGGAATACCGGCCTCGAAGGTGTCGTCGCCACGCACGATCGCCTCGTACACCTTGGTACGGCCGGCGACGTCGTCCGACTTCACGGTCAGCATCTCCTGGAGCGTGTACGCCGCGCCGTAAGCCTCGAGCGCCCACACTTCCATTTCACCGAAGCGCTGGCCGCCGAACTGCGCCTTGCCGCCCAGCGGCTGCTGGGTAACGAGCGAGTACGGACCGATCGAACGCGCGTGGATCTTGTCGTCGACGAGATGGTGCAGCTTGAGCATGTAGATGTAGCCCACCGTCACCTTGCGGTCGAAGGCGTCGCCGGTGCGGCCGTCATAGACGGTCGACTGGCCCGAAGCGTCCAGACCGGCAAGCTTCAGCATCTCCTCGATGTCGGCTTCCTTGGCGCCGTCGAACACCGGCGTCGCGATCGGAACGCCGCGGCTCAGATTGTGGCCGAGCTCGATCAACTCGTTGTCGTTGAGCGACTTGATCGTCTCGTCCTCGCCGTAGACCTTCTTCAAGGTTTCCTTCAGCGGCCTGATGTCCTGCTTCGACAAATAGGCATCGACCGTCTGGCCGATACGCTTGCCGAGGCCGGCACAGGCCCAGCCGAGATGGGTCTCGAGGATCTGTCCGACGTTCATGCGCGAGGGCACGCCGAGCGGATTGAGCACGATGTCGGCATGCGTACCGTCTTCGAGGAACGGCATGTCCTCGATCGGCACGATCTTCGACACCACGCCCTTGTTGCCGTGGCGGCCGGCCATCTTGTCGCCGGGCTGGATCTTGCGCTTCACTGCGACGAAGACCTTGACCATCTTCATCACGCCGGGCGGCAATTCGTCACCGCGCTGAAGCTTTTCGACCTTGTCGAGGAAGCGCTGTTCCAGCCCCTTCTTCGACTCGTCGTACTGCTTCCGCATGGCCTCGATCTCGGCCATCAGCTTGTCGTTCGGCGAAGCAAACAGCCACCACTGCGACTTCGGGTACTCCTCGAGCACCGCACGGGTGATCTTGGTGTCCTTCTTGAAGCCCTTCGGACCGGCGATGCCCTGCCGTCCTTCGAGCAGCTCGGCAAGACGGTTGTAGACGTTGCGGTCCAGGATCGCCTGCTCGTCGTCGCGGTCCTTGGCCAGACGCTCGATCTCTTCCCGCTCGATTGCCAGCGCACGCTCGTCCTTGTCGACGCCGTGCCGGTTGAACACGCGCACTTCGACGATGGTGCCCTGCACGCCCGGAGGAACGCGCAGCGAGGTATCGCGGACGTCGGAAGCCTTTTCGCCGAAGATGGCGCGCAGGAGCTTTTCTTCCGGCGTCATCGGGCTTTCGCCCTTCGGCGTGATCTTGCCGACCAGGATGTCGCCGGCGCGCACTTCCGCGCCGATGTACACGATGCCGGCTTCGTCGAGGTTCTTCAGCGCTTCTTCCGAGACGTTCGGAATGTCGCGGGTGATTTCTTCGGGTCCGAGCTTGGTGTCGCGGGCCATCACCTCGAATTCTTCGATATGAATTGAGGTAAACACGTCTTCCTTCACGATCCGCTCGGAGAGCAGGATCGAGTCTTCGAAGTTGTAGCCGTTCCACGGCATGAACGCGACGAGCACGTTCCGGCCGAGCGCGAGCTCGCCGAGATCGGTCGACGGACCGTCGGCGATGATGTCGCCCTTCTTGACGATGTCGCCGACCTTCACCAGCGGACGCTGGTTGATGCAGGTCGACTGGTTGGAGCGCTGGTACTTCATCAGCCGGTAGATATCGACGCCCGACTTGGTCGGATCGAGATCTTCCGTGGCGCGGATGACGACGCGGGTGGCGTCGATCTGGTCGATCACGCCCGAACGGCGCGCCGCGATCGCAGCACCCGAGTCACGCGCAACCACGCCTTCCATGCCGGTGCCGACGAACGGCGCTTCGGCGCGAACCAGCGGCACCGCCTGGCGCTGCATGTTCGAGCCCATCAGCGCGCGGTTGGCGTCGTCGTTCTCGAGGAACGGGATCAGCGCGGCTGCGACCGAAACGAGCTGCTTCGGCGACACGTCCATGTAGTCGACCTTGTCCGGGGTCACCGGCAAGACTTCGCCGGCGTGACGGCAGACCACGAGATCTTCGGTGAAGCGGCCCTTCGGATCGAGCGGCACGTTGGCCTGGGCGACCGTGTAGCGGCCCTCTTCCATCGCCGAGAGGTACACGACCTCGTCGGTGACGCGGCCGTCCTTGACCTTGCGGTAAGGGGTCTCGACGAAGCCGTACTTGTTCACGCGCGCGAAGGTCGCGAGCGAGTTGATCAGGCCGATGTTCGGACCTTCCGGCGTCTCGATCGGGCAGATGCGGCCGTAATGCGTCGGATGCACGTCGCGCACCTCGAAGCCGGCGCGCTCGCGGGTCAGACCGCCCGGTCCAAGCGCCGAGAGACGGCGCTTGTGGGTGATCTCCGACAGCGGGTTGGTCTGGTCCATGAACTGCGAGAGCTGCGAGGAGCCGAAGAACTCGCGCACGGCGGCGGCCGCCGGCTTGGCGTTGATCAGGTCCTGCGGCATGACCGTGTCGATGTCGACCGAAGACATGCGCTCCTTGATCGCGCGCTCCATGCGGAGCAAGCCGATGCGGTACTGGTTCTCCATGAGCTCGCCGACCGAACGCACACGGCGGTTGCCGAGATGGTCGATGTCGTCGATCTCGCCCTTGCCGTCGCGCAAATCCACCAGCGTCTTGATGACGGAGAGGATGTCTTCCTTGCGCAGCGTGCGCTGGGTGTCGGGCGCATCGAGGTCGAGGCGCATGTTCATCTTGACGCGGCCGACCGCCGAGAGGTCGTAGCGCTCGGCGTCGAAGAACAGCGACTGGAACATCGCCTGCGCCGAATCCAGCGTCGGCGGCTCGCCGGGACGCATCACGCGGTAGATGTCGAACAGCGCGTCCTCGCGCGTCATGTTCTTGTCGGCCGAGAGCGTGTTGCGGATGTAGGCGCCGACGTTGACGTGGTCGATGTCGAGCAGCGGCAACTCCTTGTAGCCCTGCTCGTTGAGAGCCTTCATCGACTTGTCGGTGATCTCTTCACCGGCTTCCGCGTGGATCTCGCCGGTCTTGGGATTGACGAGGTCCTCGGCGATGTAGTTGCCGACGAGCTCCGCATCCGACAGGCGCAGCGCCTTCAGCCCCTTCTCCTGCATCTGACGCGCACCGCGCACGGTGAGCTTCTTGCCGGCTTCGAGCACGACCTTGCCGGTATCGGCGTCGATCAGGTCGTTGATGGTCGAGTAGCCGCGGAAACGATTGGCGTCGAACGGAACGCGCCAGCCTTCCTTGATCCGCTTGTACTGGATCTTCTTGTAGAAGGTGCTGAGGATCGCCTCGCCGTCGAGGCCGAGCGCGAACATCAGCGACGTCACCGGAAGCTTGCGGCGACGGTCGATACGCGCATAGACGATGTCCTTGGCGTCGAACTCGATGTCGAGCCAGGAGCCGCGATACGGGATCACGCGGGCGGCGAACAGCAGCTTGCCCGACGAATGGGTCTTGCCCTTGTCGTGGTCGAAGAACACGCCCGGCGAACGGTGCATCTGCGAGACGATGACGCGCTCGGTACCGTTGACGATGAAGGTGCCGTTCATCGTCATGAGCGGGATGTCGCCCATGTAGACGTCCTGCTCCTTGATGTCCTTGACCGACTTCGCGCCGGTTTCCTCGTCGATATCGAACACGATGAGGCGCAGCGTCACCTTGAGGGGGGCCGCGAAGGTCATGCCGCGCTGGCGGCACTCGTCGACGTCGTATTTCGGCGGCTCGAACTCGTAGCGGACGAATTCCAGCATCGAGGTGCCCGAGAAGTCCGAGATCGGGAACACCGAGCGGAACACCGCCTGCAAGCCCTCGTCCGACCGACCGCCCTGGGGCTCGTCGACCATCAGGAACTGGTCATAGGACGCCTTCTGAACCTCGATGAGGTTCGGCATCTCGGCCACTTCCTTGATGTGTCCGAAGAACTTGCGAACGCGTTTGCGACCGGTGAATGTCTGCTGCGCCATCGTGGCCTCTCATTTTCGTCGCCCGATTTGGGCGCGCCCTCCGGAACGCGGCGACCGCCGCTCCCCGGGTTGAATTTTTCGAACCCGTCTTGGGGGCCGGAGACTCAGTTTCAGGCAGGAATGTCCTGAATCTGTTCTTCAGACCTTCAAAACGCAAAACGACGCGCGGGGCGCAGGAGCGCGCCCGCCCGTCACAACCAACCTCTTCACGGACTGCAAAAGCCCGAAATAGCTTGCTCTCCCAACGGCTTACAGGGAATCCGGC
This genomic window contains:
- the rpoB gene encoding DNA-directed RNA polymerase subunit beta encodes the protein MAQQTFTGRKRVRKFFGHIKEVAEMPNLIEVQKASYDQFLMVDEPQGGRSDEGLQAVFRSVFPISDFSGTSMLEFVRYEFEPPKYDVDECRQRGMTFAAPLKVTLRLIVFDIDEETGAKSVKDIKEQDVYMGDIPLMTMNGTFIVNGTERVIVSQMHRSPGVFFDHDKGKTHSSGKLLFAARVIPYRGSWLDIEFDAKDIVYARIDRRRKLPVTSLMFALGLDGEAILSTFYKKIQYKRIKEGWRVPFDANRFRGYSTINDLIDADTGKVVLEAGKKLTVRGARQMQEKGLKALRLSDAELVGNYIAEDLVNPKTGEIHAEAGEEITDKSMKALNEQGYKELPLLDIDHVNVGAYIRNTLSADKNMTREDALFDIYRVMRPGEPPTLDSAQAMFQSLFFDAERYDLSAVGRVKMNMRLDLDAPDTQRTLRKEDILSVIKTLVDLRDGKGEIDDIDHLGNRRVRSVGELMENQYRIGLLRMERAIKERMSSVDIDTVMPQDLINAKPAAAAVREFFGSSQLSQFMDQTNPLSEITHKRRLSALGPGGLTRERAGFEVRDVHPTHYGRICPIETPEGPNIGLINSLATFARVNKYGFVETPYRKVKDGRVTDEVVYLSAMEEGRYTVAQANVPLDPKGRFTEDLVVCRHAGEVLPVTPDKVDYMDVSPKQLVSVAAALIPFLENDDANRALMGSNMQRQAVPLVRAEAPFVGTGMEGVVARDSGAAIAARRSGVIDQIDATRVVIRATEDLDPTKSGVDIYRLMKYQRSNQSTCINQRPLVKVGDIVKKGDIIADGPSTDLGELALGRNVLVAFMPWNGYNFEDSILLSERIVKEDVFTSIHIEEFEVMARDTKLGPEEITRDIPNVSEEALKNLDEAGIVYIGAEVRAGDILVGKITPKGESPMTPEEKLLRAIFGEKASDVRDTSLRVPPGVQGTIVEVRVFNRHGVDKDERALAIEREEIERLAKDRDDEQAILDRNVYNRLAELLEGRQGIAGPKGFKKDTKITRAVLEEYPKSQWWLFASPNDKLMAEIEAMRKQYDESKKGLEQRFLDKVEKLQRGDELPPGVMKMVKVFVAVKRKIQPGDKMAGRHGNKGVVSKIVPIEDMPFLEDGTHADIVLNPLGVPSRMNVGQILETHLGWACAGLGKRIGQTVDAYLSKQDIRPLKETLKKVYGEDETIKSLNDNELIELGHNLSRGVPIATPVFDGAKEADIEEMLKLAGLDASGQSTVYDGRTGDAFDRKVTVGYIYMLKLHHLVDDKIHARSIGPYSLVTQQPLGGKAQFGGQRFGEMEVWALEAYGAAYTLQEMLTVKSDDVAGRTKVYEAIVRGDDTFEAGIPESFNVLVKEMRSLGLNVDLHNSKVGPGTAEAAE